A region of Streptomyces paludis DNA encodes the following proteins:
- a CDS encoding flavin monoamine oxidase family protein, giving the protein MLGPDFPFSYDRWLRHPAGLGVLPDDRHGHEVAVVGAGIAGITAAYELMRLGLRPVVYEAAAIGGRMRSEPFPGYADHHAEMGAMRFPRSAASLAHYIGLVGLRTRPFPNPLAAATPSTVVDLGGISHRARTMSDLPPVFQEVEDAWNKTLLERAELSVMDDALRRREVETVKAVWNRLVPALDDQSFYGFLATSPFFSSFRHREIFGQVGFGTGGWDTDFPNSVLDVLRLIYTGANDDQEQIVGGCRQLPERLWTHPPADPAHWPHGTSLAALHKGGPRPAVTALARTAEGFLVQDAEGRERPYPAVVFTAPHRILVTKVAGARRLFSAADWTALERTHYMCASKLWVLVDRPFWYDRSPDTGRPLMGMTLTDRAPRSVYLLDDGPDRPAAMCLSYTWNDDSLKFSALDPGERLEIALSTLADIYPGVDIRSHIVSGPVSVSWENEPHFMGAFKANLPGHYRYQRRLFTHFMQDGTPPGRRGLFLAGDDVSWTGGFAEGAVTTALNAVWGTVRHLGGTTRPENPGPGDLFDRLAPVDLPG; this is encoded by the coding sequence ATGCTCGGACCGGACTTTCCGTTCTCCTACGACCGCTGGCTACGGCATCCGGCCGGACTGGGAGTCCTCCCCGACGACCGGCACGGACACGAGGTCGCCGTGGTCGGAGCGGGGATCGCCGGGATCACCGCGGCGTACGAGCTGATGCGGCTCGGTCTGCGTCCCGTGGTGTACGAGGCCGCCGCGATCGGCGGACGGATGCGCTCGGAGCCGTTCCCGGGGTACGCGGACCACCACGCGGAGATGGGCGCCATGCGCTTTCCCCGGTCGGCGGCGTCGCTCGCCCACTACATCGGCCTGGTGGGGCTGCGGACCCGGCCGTTTCCCAACCCGCTGGCCGCGGCCACCCCGTCCACCGTCGTCGATCTCGGCGGGATCAGCCACCGGGCCCGCACCATGAGCGATCTGCCTCCGGTGTTCCAGGAGGTGGAGGACGCCTGGAACAAGACACTGCTGGAACGCGCCGAGCTGTCGGTGATGGACGACGCCCTGCGCCGCCGTGAGGTGGAGACGGTGAAGGCGGTGTGGAACCGGCTGGTCCCCGCACTGGACGACCAGTCGTTCTACGGCTTCCTGGCGACTTCACCGTTCTTCTCCTCGTTCCGGCACCGGGAGATCTTCGGGCAGGTCGGCTTCGGCACCGGCGGGTGGGACACCGATTTCCCCAACTCGGTGCTCGATGTCCTGCGGCTGATATACACCGGCGCGAACGACGACCAGGAGCAGATCGTCGGCGGCTGCCGGCAGCTCCCGGAGCGGCTCTGGACCCACCCGCCCGCCGACCCGGCACACTGGCCGCACGGCACGTCGCTCGCCGCGCTCCACAAGGGCGGCCCCCGGCCCGCCGTGACCGCCCTGGCCCGGACGGCAGAAGGCTTCCTAGTCCAGGACGCGGAGGGCCGGGAGCGCCCGTATCCGGCGGTGGTCTTCACCGCTCCGCACCGGATACTGGTCACCAAGGTCGCGGGCGCGCGACGGCTGTTCTCGGCGGCGGACTGGACGGCGCTGGAGCGGACCCACTACATGTGCGCGTCCAAGCTATGGGTGCTGGTCGACCGGCCCTTCTGGTACGACCGGAGCCCTGACACGGGCCGGCCGCTGATGGGGATGACACTCACCGACCGGGCGCCGCGCAGTGTCTATCTGCTCGACGACGGACCGGACCGGCCGGCCGCGATGTGCCTCTCCTACACCTGGAACGACGACTCGCTCAAGTTCTCCGCGCTGGACCCCGGGGAGCGGCTGGAGATCGCACTGAGCACGCTCGCGGACATCTATCCCGGTGTGGACATACGGTCACACATCGTCAGCGGGCCCGTCTCGGTGAGCTGGGAGAACGAACCGCACTTCATGGGAGCGTTCAAGGCGAACCTGCCCGGCCACTACCGTTATCAGCGCAGGCTGTTCACCCATTTCATGCAGGACGGCACCCCGCCCGGGCGGCGAGGTCTCTTCCTCGCCGGGGACGATGTGTCGTGGACCGGTGGTTTCGCCGAAGGGGCGGTGACCACCGCGCTCAACGCCGTCTGGGGCACCGTGCGGCACCTCGGCGGCACCACCCGCCCCGAGAACCCCGGCCCGGGCGATCTGTTCGACCGGCTGGCACCGGTCGATCTGCCCGGGTGA
- a CDS encoding carbon-nitrogen hydrolase family protein: MKIACWQAASPVSDDNPDTMLARLSDHARRAGEQGAELLVTPELFATGYPLSGRQEDIGGIGRSFGGRVEEIAARTGVAIVYGWPETSGDALHNSADLVTPTGGTRATYRKTHLYGQERAGFTPGEIPVVQTEVGGITVGLAICYDVEFPEVVRRHALAGTELLAVPTALLRPWTFVAETLVPARAFESQLFIAYANWAGVHRGLRYAGLSRVADPYGRVRTAGPDDEELLVTEIRLDTLTRARATTRYLHDRRPELYAR; this comes from the coding sequence ATGAAGATCGCCTGCTGGCAAGCCGCGAGCCCCGTGTCCGACGACAACCCGGACACGATGCTGGCGCGGCTGTCCGACCACGCCCGGCGCGCCGGGGAGCAGGGCGCCGAACTGCTGGTGACACCGGAGCTGTTCGCGACCGGATACCCGCTGAGCGGACGGCAGGAGGACATCGGCGGGATCGGCCGTTCCTTCGGCGGGCGGGTCGAGGAGATCGCCGCGCGGACGGGGGTCGCGATCGTGTACGGCTGGCCGGAGACCTCCGGTGACGCGCTCCACAACTCGGCCGATCTGGTGACGCCCACCGGCGGAACACGGGCCACGTACCGCAAGACACACCTTTACGGCCAGGAGCGGGCGGGATTCACACCGGGTGAGATCCCGGTCGTCCAGACGGAGGTCGGCGGGATCACCGTCGGCCTCGCGATCTGCTACGACGTGGAGTTCCCCGAGGTGGTCCGGCGGCACGCCCTCGCGGGCACCGAACTGCTCGCCGTCCCCACGGCCCTGCTGCGGCCCTGGACGTTCGTGGCGGAGACCCTGGTGCCGGCCCGCGCCTTCGAGAGCCAGCTGTTCATCGCCTACGCGAACTGGGCGGGCGTCCACCGGGGCCTGCGGTACGCCGGTCTGTCCCGGGTGGCCGACCCGTACGGCCGGGTGCGGACGGCCGGTCCCGACGACGAGGAACTCCTCGTCACCGAGATCCGGCTCGACACCCTCACCCGGGCCCGCGCCACCACCCGCTATCTGCACGACCGGCGGCCCGAGCTGTACGCGAGGTAG